The following proteins are encoded in a genomic region of Limosilactobacillus reuteri subsp. reuteri:
- the uvrA gene encoding excinuclease ABC subunit UvrA, which produces MANDKIIIHGARAHNLKNIDITIPKNKLVVVTGLSGSGKSSLAFDTLYAEGQRRYVESLSAYARQFLGQMDKPDVDSIDGLSPAISIDQKTTSHNPRSTVGTVTEINDFLRLLWARVGTPICPNDNIPITSQSPEQMVDRVLELPERTRLQILSPVVRDKKGTQKKVFETIKREGFVRVQVDGETYDLDSVPELDKNKKHTVNVVIDRIIIKEGIRSRLFDSFESALRLSDGYAIADVIGGDPIPFSEQYACPICGFTVGELEPRLFSFNAPTGACPECEGLGLKLEVDIDLVVPDQTKTLKEGAIVPWNPISSQYYPQMLEQFCKSVGIDMDTPFNKLSKKQQQQILYGNGEIPFHFHYENDFGGIRDVDVPFEGVINNISRRYRETNSDFTREQMRKYMTELPCPVCHGYRLNQRALAVKIDGRNIGEVSALSISDSLEFFKNIKLSAQKNEIAKPILKEIIDRLTFMKNVGVEYLTLSRSARTLSGGEAQRIRLATQIGSNLSGVMYVLDEPSIGLHQRDNDRLIESLKAMRDLGNTLIVVEHDEDTMRAADYIVDIGPGAGENGGQVMAAGTPKQVMRSRKSLTGQYLSGKKFIPVPQERRIGNGKKITITGAAENNLKDITVDFPLGEFICVTGVSGSGKSTLVNMILKRVLAQKLNNNSAKPGKYKSISGVENIEKVINIDQSPIGRTPRSNPATYTGVFDDIRELFAQTNQAKMRGYTKGRFSFNVKGGRCEACRGDGIIKIEMNFLPDVYVPCEVCHGTRYNSETLEVEYKGKNIAEVLNMTVSEALDFFSAIPKIKRKLQTIEDVGLGYVHLGQPATTLSGGEAQRMKLAAELHRQSHGKSFYILDEPTTGLHMDDIKRLLAVLQRLVDAGNTVLVIEHDLDVVKSADWLIDLGPEGGAGGGNVVATGTPEQVAEVKGSYTGKYLKEMLERDQKWAEEREAKQKK; this is translated from the coding sequence GTGGCAAATGATAAGATCATAATTCATGGGGCACGGGCTCATAACCTAAAAAACATTGATATTACTATTCCGAAAAACAAGTTAGTCGTTGTAACTGGTCTGTCGGGTTCTGGAAAGAGTTCTTTAGCTTTTGATACATTATACGCAGAGGGACAACGACGCTACGTGGAAAGCTTATCGGCTTATGCGCGGCAATTTTTAGGCCAGATGGATAAGCCAGATGTAGATTCAATTGACGGGTTATCTCCAGCAATTTCAATTGACCAAAAAACAACATCCCATAATCCGCGTTCAACGGTCGGAACCGTGACTGAAATTAACGATTTTCTCCGCTTGCTATGGGCACGGGTTGGTACACCAATTTGTCCGAACGATAATATTCCAATTACTAGTCAGTCACCAGAACAAATGGTGGATCGGGTACTAGAGTTGCCTGAACGGACACGCCTGCAAATTCTTTCACCAGTTGTTCGCGATAAAAAGGGAACACAAAAGAAAGTCTTTGAGACAATTAAGCGTGAAGGATTTGTCCGGGTTCAAGTAGATGGCGAAACTTATGACCTTGATTCAGTCCCTGAACTAGATAAAAATAAAAAACATACAGTTAATGTCGTGATTGATCGAATTATCATCAAAGAGGGAATTAGGTCGCGGCTATTTGACTCCTTTGAATCGGCTCTCCGCTTAAGCGATGGTTATGCAATTGCTGATGTGATTGGGGGAGACCCAATTCCATTTTCTGAACAATATGCTTGTCCAATTTGTGGCTTTACAGTTGGTGAATTAGAGCCACGGTTATTTTCCTTTAATGCTCCTACTGGTGCTTGTCCAGAATGTGAAGGGTTAGGATTGAAGCTCGAAGTAGATATTGATTTAGTAGTTCCTGACCAAACAAAGACCTTAAAAGAAGGGGCAATTGTTCCCTGGAATCCAATCTCATCGCAATACTATCCACAAATGTTGGAACAATTCTGCAAGTCGGTTGGTATTGATATGGATACGCCGTTCAATAAGTTGTCTAAAAAGCAACAACAACAGATTTTGTACGGTAATGGTGAAATACCATTCCACTTCCATTATGAGAATGACTTTGGGGGCATTCGGGATGTCGATGTGCCATTTGAAGGTGTTATCAATAATATTAGCCGACGTTACCGGGAGACTAACTCAGATTTTACAAGAGAACAAATGAGAAAATATATGACTGAGCTTCCGTGTCCGGTTTGTCATGGTTATCGGCTAAACCAGCGGGCCTTAGCAGTAAAGATTGATGGGCGAAATATCGGTGAAGTTTCCGCTTTATCAATTAGCGATTCTCTTGAATTCTTCAAGAACATTAAACTTTCTGCACAAAAAAATGAAATTGCTAAGCCGATTTTAAAAGAAATCATTGATCGATTAACCTTTATGAAAAATGTTGGTGTTGAATACCTAACTTTAAGTCGTTCAGCCCGAACTCTTTCAGGGGGAGAAGCTCAGCGGATTCGGTTAGCAACCCAAATTGGTTCTAATTTATCAGGAGTAATGTATGTTCTTGATGAGCCGTCAATTGGACTTCATCAACGAGATAATGACCGTTTGATTGAATCGTTAAAGGCCATGCGCGATCTCGGCAATACGCTGATTGTCGTAGAGCATGATGAAGATACAATGCGCGCGGCTGATTACATTGTCGATATTGGCCCTGGAGCTGGTGAAAACGGAGGCCAAGTGATGGCTGCCGGAACTCCTAAGCAAGTTATGCGATCACGGAAGTCGTTAACTGGCCAATACTTATCAGGAAAGAAATTTATTCCGGTTCCTCAAGAGCGCAGAATAGGTAACGGTAAGAAAATTACTATTACAGGAGCCGCAGAAAATAACTTAAAGGATATTACAGTTGATTTTCCGCTTGGTGAGTTTATTTGCGTAACGGGTGTTTCTGGTTCAGGAAAGTCAACTCTTGTTAATATGATCCTCAAAAGGGTTTTGGCACAAAAACTGAATAATAATTCAGCAAAGCCTGGCAAGTACAAGTCGATTAGTGGAGTTGAAAATATTGAGAAAGTTATTAATATTGATCAATCGCCAATTGGTCGTACTCCACGAAGCAACCCTGCAACTTATACGGGAGTCTTTGATGACATTCGTGAATTATTTGCCCAAACCAACCAAGCTAAAATGCGTGGGTATACTAAGGGGCGTTTTAGCTTTAACGTTAAGGGTGGGCGCTGTGAAGCCTGCCGTGGAGACGGAATTATTAAAATCGAGATGAACTTCTTGCCAGATGTTTATGTGCCATGTGAAGTTTGTCATGGAACACGTTATAATTCTGAAACGCTTGAAGTGGAATACAAAGGCAAGAATATTGCTGAGGTTCTTAATATGACTGTTTCGGAAGCCCTGGACTTCTTTAGCGCAATCCCTAAAATTAAACGTAAATTGCAAACCATTGAAGATGTTGGGCTTGGCTATGTTCACCTTGGTCAACCAGCAACTACTCTTTCAGGTGGGGAAGCTCAACGAATGAAATTAGCAGCTGAACTTCACCGTCAGTCTCACGGTAAGAGCTTCTATATTTTAGATGAGCCAACTACTGGATTGCACATGGATGATATCAAACGCTTATTAGCTGTCCTGCAGCGGTTAGTCGATGCGGGAAATACTGTTTTAGTAATTGAGCATGATTTAGATGTTGTAAAATCAGCGGACTGGTTAATTGACCTTGGCCCTGAAGGAGGAGCTGGTGGAGGTAATGTTGTCGCCACTGGAACGCCAGAGCAAGTAGCGGAAGTAAAGGGAAGCTATACTGGTAAATATTTAAAAGAGATGCTCGAACGAGATCAAAAGTGGGCAGAAGAACGAGAAGCTAAGCAAAAAAAGTAG
- a CDS encoding APC family permease: MNQQPTDELKRSLGFWSAISIVIGTIIGSGIFFKQGSVLDSAGTSTLAIAAWVFGGIITLTGGLTVAEIGAQMPYTGGLYVYIENLYGRLLGFLAGWMQVIVYGPAIIASVAGFMSILMANFFGLGTQWRIPLAVITVIAIGVMNLFENKVGAIFSIITTAGKMIPIAAIIIFGLFWGHQDAFGQTVTEIHQSTGGFGVAVLATLFGYDGWILIANLGGEMKNPQKLLPRAIILGITAVLIIYTLITVGILKFLPVNTIHRLGENATAYLAVKAFGAIGGKLLSAGIIISMMGTLNGKMITFPRIVYAMARRHDLPFSRYLAYITPKGKSPVVATMFIIILATIMMFFFDPDHLSDLCVFTVYCFYLLAFFGIFILRHKNKGPRPFSTPLYPLVPIIAIAGGIFVLVSEVMNDPAGVILFIGIVIVGLPILYIVKRMDQRRMH; the protein is encoded by the coding sequence ATGAATCAACAGCCAACAGATGAATTAAAAAGGTCGCTTGGATTCTGGTCCGCTATTTCGATTGTTATTGGGACAATTATTGGATCGGGAATATTCTTTAAACAAGGATCTGTTCTTGATAGTGCTGGTACATCTACTCTTGCAATAGCAGCCTGGGTATTTGGAGGAATTATTACTTTAACTGGTGGATTAACAGTGGCGGAAATTGGTGCCCAAATGCCATATACTGGGGGACTATATGTCTATATTGAAAACTTGTATGGCCGCCTTTTAGGATTTTTAGCCGGGTGGATGCAAGTAATTGTTTATGGGCCAGCAATTATTGCTTCGGTTGCCGGATTTATGAGTATTTTAATGGCAAACTTCTTTGGTTTAGGAACCCAGTGGCGGATACCTTTAGCAGTGATTACAGTGATTGCCATTGGCGTAATGAACCTTTTTGAAAATAAAGTTGGCGCAATTTTTTCGATTATCACGACTGCTGGAAAAATGATTCCAATTGCGGCAATTATTATCTTTGGTTTGTTCTGGGGGCATCAAGATGCTTTTGGTCAAACGGTTACCGAAATTCACCAATCAACTGGTGGGTTTGGGGTAGCAGTTTTAGCAACCTTATTTGGTTATGATGGTTGGATTTTAATCGCAAACCTTGGGGGAGAAATGAAAAATCCCCAAAAATTATTGCCACGAGCTATTATTTTAGGGATTACTGCTGTTCTTATTATTTATACTTTAATTACTGTTGGGATTTTGAAGTTCCTTCCAGTTAACACTATTCATCGGCTAGGCGAAAATGCAACTGCATACTTAGCAGTGAAAGCTTTTGGAGCAATTGGAGGAAAACTGCTGTCAGCCGGAATTATTATTTCGATGATGGGGACTTTAAACGGGAAAATGATTACTTTTCCCCGGATTGTATACGCAATGGCGCGTCGTCATGATTTGCCATTCTCACGCTATCTCGCATATATCACGCCAAAGGGTAAGTCACCAGTAGTCGCAACGATGTTTATTATCATTCTTGCAACGATTATGATGTTCTTCTTTGACCCTGATCACTTGTCAGATTTGTGTGTGTTTACTGTTTATTGTTTCTATCTTTTAGCATTCTTTGGGATCTTCATTTTAAGACATAAGAATAAGGGACCGCGCCCATTTAGCACACCGCTTTACCCCTTAGTGCCAATTATTGCAATTGCTGGTGGAATCTTTGTCCTCGTAAGTGAAGTTATGAATGATCCAGCTGGTGTAATTCTTTTTATCGGAATCGTCATTGTAGGATTGCCAATCTTATATATTGTTAAACGAATGGATCAACGACGGATGCATTAA
- a CDS encoding amino acid permease, whose translation MKKSAPELNRSMTAGQMEMISLGGAIGVGLFMGSTSTIKWTGPSVILAYAFVGLILYIVMRALGEMIYINPGTGSFADYATEYVHPVAGYLAKWANVFEYIVVGMSEVVAATEYLKYWWPHLHTWVAGVVIIIFLVLANLASAKAYGSLEFWFAMIKVVTIIFMILLGFMIIFFGFGNGGHPTGFSNLWSHGGFFTGGWSGFFFSMSIIVGSYEGIELLGISAGEVANPQKAIVKSVKSVLFRILIFYVGAIFVIVTIYPWNELSSVGSPFVSTFAKVGITAAASIINFVVLTAALSGANSGIYSSSRMLFKLSHEGDAPKIFGRLSKRIVPDAAILGISGGILIGFIIDMISATYNHSTADMFVVVFSSSVLPGMIPWFVILLAELRFRRNNKDLMVDHPFKLPLYPFSNYFAFLMLIVIVIFMFINPDTRVSVIVGAAVLILAVAVYLIRHGFTNEKA comes from the coding sequence ATGAAAAAATCGGCACCAGAACTTAATCGTTCGATGACTGCTGGTCAGATGGAAATGATTTCCCTTGGTGGAGCGATTGGTGTTGGACTGTTTATGGGATCAACATCTACAATCAAGTGGACAGGGCCATCTGTTATCCTCGCATATGCGTTTGTTGGCTTAATTTTATATATTGTTATGAGAGCATTAGGAGAGATGATCTACATTAATCCTGGAACAGGTTCTTTTGCAGATTATGCAACTGAGTATGTTCATCCAGTAGCTGGATATCTTGCTAAATGGGCTAACGTGTTTGAATACATTGTTGTCGGAATGTCCGAAGTAGTGGCTGCAACTGAATATCTTAAATATTGGTGGCCTCACCTTCATACTTGGGTAGCCGGAGTTGTTATTATTATTTTCCTGGTCCTCGCTAATTTAGCAAGTGCAAAGGCATATGGATCCCTTGAATTTTGGTTTGCGATGATCAAAGTTGTTACTATTATCTTTATGATCTTACTTGGATTTATGATTATCTTCTTTGGATTTGGTAATGGCGGCCATCCAACTGGTTTCAGCAATCTTTGGTCTCATGGTGGATTCTTCACTGGTGGCTGGAGTGGTTTCTTCTTCTCAATGTCAATTATCGTTGGATCTTATGAGGGAATTGAATTGCTAGGAATTTCTGCCGGTGAAGTAGCAAATCCGCAAAAAGCAATTGTTAAATCTGTTAAGTCTGTTTTATTCCGGATTTTGATTTTCTACGTTGGTGCAATTTTTGTAATTGTAACAATTTATCCTTGGAATGAATTAAGCAGTGTTGGATCACCATTTGTATCTACTTTTGCTAAGGTCGGAATTACAGCTGCAGCCTCAATTATTAACTTTGTGGTTTTAACCGCTGCATTATCAGGTGCTAATTCAGGTATTTATAGTTCAAGTCGAATGCTGTTTAAGTTATCTCATGAAGGGGATGCTCCTAAGATTTTTGGTCGTCTTTCAAAACGGATCGTTCCCGATGCTGCTATCCTTGGTATTTCCGGTGGTATTTTGATTGGCTTTATTATTGATATGATTTCGGCAACTTATAACCACTCAACTGCTGATATGTTCGTGGTTGTCTTCAGTTCTTCTGTTTTACCTGGAATGATTCCATGGTTTGTAATTTTACTAGCAGAATTACGGTTCCGTCGTAATAATAAAGACTTAATGGTTGATCACCCATTTAAATTACCACTATATCCATTTTCGAATTACTTTGCATTTCTCATGTTGATTGTGATTGTCATCTTTATGTTTATTAATCCTGACACACGGGTTTCAGTTATTGTTGGTGCTGCAGTATTGATTCTAGCAGTCGCTGTATACCTTATTCGTCATGGCTTTACAAACGAGAAAGCATAA
- the clpP gene encoding ATP-dependent Clp endopeptidase proteolytic subunit ClpP, with amino-acid sequence MNLVPTVIEQSSRGERAYDIYSRLLKDRIIMLSGPIEDEMANSIVAQLLFLDAQDSTKDIYLYINSPGGVVTSGMAIYDTMNFIKADVQTIVIGMAASMASVLVSSGAKGKRFGLPHSQVLIHQPSGGAQGQQTEIEIAATEILKTRKMLNGILAKNSGQPIEKIQADTERDHYLTAQEAVDYGLLDGVMENNSKLK; translated from the coding sequence ATGAATTTAGTACCTACTGTCATTGAGCAATCATCTCGTGGTGAACGTGCTTATGACATCTACTCACGGCTTCTGAAGGACCGTATTATTATGCTCTCTGGTCCAATTGAAGACGAAATGGCAAATTCAATTGTTGCGCAACTTTTATTCCTTGATGCGCAAGATTCAACTAAAGATATTTACTTATACATCAATTCACCTGGTGGGGTTGTTACCTCAGGAATGGCAATTTATGACACTATGAACTTTATTAAGGCTGATGTTCAAACTATTGTAATCGGAATGGCTGCTTCTATGGCCAGTGTATTAGTATCATCTGGTGCTAAGGGTAAGCGTTTTGGATTACCACACTCACAAGTTTTGATTCACCAACCATCTGGTGGAGCTCAAGGTCAACAGACTGAAATCGAAATTGCTGCTACTGAAATTTTGAAAACACGGAAGATGCTTAACGGCATTCTTGCTAAGAATTCTGGTCAACCTATCGAAAAGATCCAGGCTGATACTGAACGTGATCATTACTTGACAGCACAAGAAGCAGTAGATTACGGCTTACTTGATGGTGTAATGGAAAATAATTCAAAATTAAAGTAA
- a CDS encoding gluconeogenesis factor YvcK family protein, with protein sequence MLHKPKIVVIGGGTGLPVVLRGLRDQNVDVTAVVTVADDGGSSGILRNYINVVPPGDIRNVLVALSELPDLELDIFQYRFRSSDQFFAGHAIGNLIISALSEMKGGIFTAVQELSEMMKINGHIYPVANEPLTLNAEFTDGTKLSGESEITAAHKQIKRVWVTPSKDNDGHPARPVSEVITAIKNADQIVLGPGSLFTSILPNLMISEVGQAVCESKAEVVYICNIMTQKGETDNFTDADHVRVLNHHLGKNFINTVLVNIQPVPENYLDFQEWNEISQPVKHDFQGLRAQHCRVISSNFLRLKDNGAFHDRDKVVAELMNRIHQVHE encoded by the coding sequence ATGTTGCATAAACCAAAGATTGTAGTAATTGGTGGGGGGACTGGTTTACCAGTTGTCCTTCGCGGATTGCGAGATCAAAACGTTGATGTTACGGCAGTCGTAACAGTAGCTGATGATGGTGGTTCTTCAGGAATTTTACGAAATTATATTAATGTGGTTCCACCTGGTGATATTAGAAATGTTTTAGTTGCGTTATCAGAATTGCCTGATCTCGAACTTGATATTTTCCAATACCGATTTAGGAGCAGTGATCAGTTCTTTGCTGGTCATGCGATTGGTAATTTAATTATCTCTGCTTTGTCTGAAATGAAGGGTGGTATTTTTACCGCTGTTCAAGAGTTGTCAGAAATGATGAAGATTAATGGACATATTTATCCTGTTGCCAATGAGCCGTTGACCTTAAATGCTGAATTTACAGATGGGACAAAGTTAAGTGGTGAATCGGAAATAACGGCTGCCCATAAGCAAATTAAACGAGTCTGGGTAACACCTTCTAAAGATAATGACGGTCATCCCGCTCGTCCTGTATCAGAGGTCATAACAGCAATAAAGAATGCAGATCAAATCGTTCTTGGTCCTGGAAGTTTATTTACTAGCATCCTGCCAAACTTGATGATTTCTGAAGTAGGGCAGGCCGTTTGCGAAAGTAAGGCTGAAGTTGTCTATATTTGCAATATTATGACGCAAAAGGGTGAAACGGATAATTTTACCGATGCTGATCATGTGCGGGTATTAAATCATCACCTTGGGAAGAATTTTATCAATACGGTCTTAGTCAATATTCAACCTGTTCCAGAAAATTATCTTGATTTTCAGGAATGGAATGAAATTTCTCAACCAGTTAAGCATGATTTCCAAGGGCTACGAGCACAGCATTGTCGCGTAATTAGTTCGAATTTTCTGCGGCTAAAAGACAATGGTGCCTTCCATGATCGCGATAAAGTTGTAGCAGAATTAATGAATCGAATTCACCAGGTTCACGAGTAG
- the rapZ gene encoding RNase adapter RapZ, which produces MVDKKLKVVIITGMSGAGKTVAVHSLEDLGYFVIDNMLPGLAERFVDVIEDSREFDKIAMVMDMRSRGFYDEVLPNFEKLKKRADLDVKLLFLDANDVTLISRYKETRRSHPLSPQGRILDGVELERKLSTDLKSQADIVIDTTNVTPRNLKLRLNKLFGHGEGNDFYVEVMSFGFKYGLPLDADIVMDVRFLPNPFYIPELKHLTGNDPAVQNYVMQSPLAKEFYQHLRSLLEIALPGYIKEGKSSLTIAIGCTGGQHRSVTIANKLSADLKEKGYKVNTYHRDIEKAK; this is translated from the coding sequence ATGGTAGATAAAAAATTAAAAGTAGTAATTATTACAGGGATGAGTGGTGCGGGGAAAACCGTTGCCGTTCATAGCTTAGAAGATTTAGGATATTTCGTAATTGATAACATGCTTCCTGGATTGGCAGAACGTTTTGTTGATGTGATAGAAGATTCGAGAGAGTTTGATAAAATCGCCATGGTAATGGATATGCGTTCACGCGGATTTTACGATGAGGTTTTACCAAACTTTGAAAAACTGAAAAAACGAGCTGATTTAGATGTGAAACTACTCTTCTTAGATGCTAATGACGTCACGTTAATTTCACGTTATAAGGAAACAAGACGTTCTCACCCCTTATCTCCACAAGGTCGGATACTTGATGGAGTAGAATTAGAACGGAAGCTTTCAACCGATCTTAAGAGCCAAGCAGATATAGTAATTGATACCACTAATGTGACACCACGAAATCTAAAGTTAAGGCTTAATAAATTATTCGGACATGGTGAAGGTAATGACTTTTATGTTGAAGTAATGTCGTTTGGGTTTAAATATGGGTTGCCACTTGATGCGGATATCGTAATGGATGTTCGTTTCCTTCCTAATCCATTCTATATTCCAGAATTAAAGCACTTAACGGGAAATGATCCAGCTGTTCAAAATTATGTTATGCAGAGTCCGCTGGCTAAGGAATTTTACCAGCATTTACGGTCGCTCTTAGAGATTGCTCTTCCAGGTTACATTAAGGAGGGAAAGAGCAGTTTGACAATTGCAATTGGGTGTACGGGTGGTCAACATCGGTCAGTAACTATTGCTAATAAATTATCCGCTGATTTAAAAGAAAAAGGATATAAAGTAAATACTTACCATCGCGATATTGAGAAGGCAAAGTAA
- the whiA gene encoding DNA-binding protein WhiA, with amino-acid sequence MSYASEVKKELTGITVHRDNAKAELMALIRMNGSIGIADHQLVLNVQTENPAIARRIYSLLKQFYGVESEIVVRRKMKLKKNNQYIVRLRYHAQHVLDDLGILQNYQIKEQVPVELLKDEWMVRSYLRGAFLAGGSVNNPETSRYHLEIYSLYEEHNEIIAQMMNKFGLNAQTTARRSGFIVYLKEAEKIANFMSLIGATNSMLQFENVRIVRDMRNSVNRLVNCENANLNKIANASTRQIENIEFIDSRVGLSSLPDKLREIAETRLAHQEVSLKELGELVPGGPISKSGVNHRLRKLNAYADELRASEVKQ; translated from the coding sequence ATGTCATATGCAAGCGAAGTAAAGAAAGAATTAACGGGAATCACTGTTCATCGGGATAATGCAAAGGCGGAATTGATGGCCCTTATTCGGATGAACGGGTCGATTGGCATTGCTGACCACCAGTTGGTACTGAATGTTCAGACCGAAAACCCAGCAATTGCACGGCGAATCTATTCACTGTTAAAACAATTTTACGGGGTAGAAAGTGAAATCGTGGTTCGTCGTAAAATGAAATTAAAAAAGAATAACCAATATATAGTTCGCTTACGCTATCACGCACAACATGTCTTAGATGATCTTGGTATCTTACAAAATTATCAAATCAAAGAACAAGTACCCGTAGAATTGCTCAAGGATGAATGGATGGTCCGTTCATATCTAAGAGGTGCCTTTTTAGCGGGGGGATCAGTAAATAATCCTGAAACTTCTCGCTACCACTTAGAGATATACTCCCTTTATGAGGAACATAATGAGATCATTGCTCAGATGATGAATAAATTTGGCCTAAATGCCCAGACAACCGCACGCCGTAGTGGCTTTATCGTTTACTTAAAAGAAGCCGAAAAAATCGCTAATTTTATGTCGTTAATTGGAGCAACTAACTCAATGCTTCAATTTGAGAACGTTCGAATTGTGCGAGACATGCGTAATTCAGTTAATCGATTAGTAAATTGTGAAAATGCTAACCTGAATAAGATTGCGAATGCGTCAACGCGCCAAATCGAAAATATTGAATTCATTGATTCGCGAGTAGGGCTTAGCAGCTTACCTGATAAGTTGCGGGAAATTGCAGAAACGCGATTAGCCCATCAAGAGGTTAGTCTAAAGGAATTAGGAGAATTAGTTCCTGGTGGTCCAATTTCCAAGTCGGGTGTTAATCATCGCTTACGTAAATTAAATGCTTATGCTGATGAGTTGCGTGCATCAGAGGTTAAACAATAA
- a CDS encoding ClC family H(+)/Cl(-) exchange transporter — protein MESRKEAFHRYNQFNQLIRAIIIGILTGLVVSVFRLIIQHFLQLVTASFAYFHSHPLWLIPWTIGSIILALLLGWLAQSYPDIKGSGIPQVEGQLTNQFDEKWWPVLWRKFLGGIFAIGSGLYLGREGPSIQLGATIGQGVEEKAKVGHLNRQIGIASGAAAGLSAAFNAPIAATIFILEEVYHNFSPVIWLATFVSSLCSNMVSMQFFGLRPVLNVPYNHMLPNNLYWHLIALGILLGILGRLYQIVILHLNGWTARIPKLSPIAYPIIPFLLVIPIAWYFPITLGGGNELIIILRSLPFSLALFVGLFVLRFVFSMISYGSQLPGGIFLPILTLGAILGAVYCALMVRLGLMPVRYLPNFIIYGMAGYFACISKAPFTAILLITEMVGSLAHLMPLALVAVVAYLVVDALHGEPVYTAMFNAFIGNNPQPARHKEDVTMSITIYAGARLDGCKIKDFPWPTDCIVMVIYRGEEKIIPNGQTKLQAGDTLILRANSATTRQAYHEISRAAHYAQG, from the coding sequence ATGGAGAGTAGAAAAGAGGCATTTCATCGCTATAATCAGTTCAATCAACTAATTCGGGCGATCATTATTGGAATATTAACTGGTTTAGTAGTTAGTGTATTTAGACTCATAATTCAACACTTTTTACAATTAGTAACAGCAAGTTTTGCATATTTTCATTCTCATCCATTATGGCTAATACCATGGACGATTGGATCAATTATTTTAGCATTATTATTAGGATGGTTAGCCCAATCCTATCCTGATATAAAAGGTTCAGGGATTCCACAGGTTGAAGGACAATTGACTAATCAGTTTGATGAAAAATGGTGGCCAGTGTTATGGCGGAAATTTCTTGGTGGAATTTTCGCCATTGGATCCGGATTATATCTCGGACGTGAAGGACCATCAATTCAACTTGGGGCAACAATTGGGCAAGGAGTAGAGGAAAAGGCCAAAGTAGGGCACCTTAATCGTCAAATAGGGATTGCAAGTGGAGCCGCAGCAGGATTATCTGCAGCCTTTAATGCACCAATCGCTGCGACTATCTTTATTTTGGAAGAAGTGTATCATAATTTTTCACCGGTAATTTGGTTGGCAACATTTGTGAGTTCGCTTTGTTCTAATATGGTTTCGATGCAGTTTTTTGGCTTACGACCGGTTTTGAATGTTCCCTATAATCATATGCTTCCTAATAATCTTTATTGGCACTTGATTGCGCTTGGTATTTTATTAGGTATCTTAGGGCGTCTTTACCAAATTGTTATTTTGCATTTGAATGGTTGGACAGCACGGATTCCTAAACTTTCCCCGATCGCCTACCCAATTATTCCGTTTTTGCTGGTTATTCCCATTGCCTGGTATTTTCCAATCACACTGGGCGGAGGAAATGAATTAATTATTATTTTGCGCTCCTTACCATTTTCTTTAGCACTTTTTGTGGGGCTTTTTGTCCTTCGCTTTGTATTTTCAATGATTAGTTATGGTTCGCAATTACCAGGTGGGATATTCTTGCCAATTTTAACTCTTGGTGCTATTTTAGGCGCAGTTTATTGTGCGTTAATGGTTCGCTTGGGATTAATGCCAGTTCGATATTTGCCGAATTTTATTATCTATGGAATGGCAGGTTACTTTGCATGTATTAGCAAGGCGCCATTTACTGCTATTTTATTAATTACTGAAATGGTTGGCTCACTTGCGCATTTAATGCCATTAGCCTTGGTAGCTGTGGTAGCTTATCTTGTTGTAGATGCGTTACATGGTGAACCAGTATATACAGCGATGTTTAATGCTTTTATTGGCAACAATCCACAACCAGCACGCCATAAAGAGGATGTTACAATGTCGATTACCATTTATGCTGGAGCACGGTTGGATGGTTGTAAAATAAAAGATTTTCCGTGGCCAACTGATTGTATTGTGATGGTTATTTATCGAGGAGAAGAAAAAATTATTCCGAATGGCCAAACAAAGCTGCAAGCGGGCGATACATTAATTTTACGTGCTAATTCAGCGACTACTAGACAAGCTTACCATGAGATAAGTCGAGCCGCGCATTATGCACAAGGATAG